One Phoenix dactylifera cultivar Barhee BC4 chromosome 8, palm_55x_up_171113_PBpolish2nd_filt_p, whole genome shotgun sequence genomic window carries:
- the LOC103720859 gene encoding protein PGR-like has translation MEGLLGAAVAGCVIGLAFVVIGLLTTECAGDVASIHLLVVGKRGPTAIKISVMNNAVSIFLTTLLTSIACLDRLTSFRKLG, from the exons ATGGAGGGACTTCTAGGAGCTGCAGTAGCTGGCTGTGTTATTGGGCTGGCTTTTGTTGTCATTGGATTGCTTACAACAGAATGTGCTGGAGATGTAGCTAGCATTCACCTCCTG GTGGTTGGAAAACGGGGACCAACTGCGATCAAGATCTCGGTAATGAACAATGCAGTGTCAATATTTTTAACTACACTGCTTACCTCCATTGCATGCTT GGACAGGTTAACATCTTTCAGAAAGCTTGGCTAG
- the LOC120111521 gene encoding superoxide dismutase [Fe] 2, chloroplastic-like isoform X3, with protein sequence MGFHLLSPSYCCGYQPSPPISHGLLRFRPVTGIPKPSPQKGQLHQSRRASKVLAYYGITTPPYKLDALEPYMSQRTLELHWGKHHRDYVDSLNKQLVKSPLYGHTMEELIKVTYNNGNPLPEFNNAAQVWNHDFFWESMQSGGGKLPQGGVLQQIEKDFDSYSNFRDTFVESAMALFGSGWVWLVLRTEEKKLSVVRTSNAICPLVWGDIPIIALDMWEHAYYLDYKDENIWAIRWPIEYSHEDTSSFW encoded by the exons ATGGGGTTTCACCTGCTGTCTCCAAGCTACTGCTGCGGCTACCAACCTTCGCCTCCAATCTCTCATGGCCTCCTCCGTTTCAGGCCCGTTACCGGCATCCCTAAGCCCAGTCCG CAGAAAGGGCAGTTACACCAATCTCGAAGAGCTTCCAAAGTTTTGGCCTACTATGGCATTACAACCCCTCCATATAAACTA GATGCTTTGGAACCATACATGAGCCAGAGGACTCTGGAATTACACTGGGGAAAACATCATAGAGACTATGTGGATAGTTTGAATAAGCAGCTTGTGAAAAGCCCATTATATGGCCACACCATGGAGGAATTGATTAAAGTGACATACAACAATGGCAACCCGTTACCAGAATTCAACAATGCTGCTCAG GTCTGGAACCATGACTTTTTCTGGGAGTCAATGCAATCAGGTGGTGGAAAATTGCCTCAGGGAGGTGTGCTTCAGCAAATTGAAAAGGATTTTGACTCATACTCTAATTTTAGAGATACGTTTGTAGAGTCAGCCATGGCGCTATTTGGATCTGGTTGGGTGTGGCTTGTCT TGAGAACGGAAGAAAAAAAGCTTTCTGTTGTTAGAACATCAAATGCCATTTGTCCGCTTGTATGGGGTGATATT CCAATCATCGCTCTGGATATGTGGGAG CATGCATACTACCTAGACTACAAG GATGAAAATATTTGGGCCATTCGTTGGCCTATCGAGTATTCTCATGAAGACACGTCGAGCTTTTGGTAG
- the LOC120111521 gene encoding superoxide dismutase [Fe] 3, chloroplastic-like isoform X4 has product MSTSNCKGQLHQSRRASKVLAYYGITTPPYKLDALEPYMSQRTLELHWGKHHRDYVDSLNKQLVKSPLYGHTMEELIKVTYNNGNPLPEFNNAAQVWNHDFFWESMQSGGGKLPQGGVLQQIEKDFDSYSNFRDTFVESAMALFGSGWVWLVLRTEEKKLSVVRTSNAICPLVWGDIPIIALDMWEHAYYLDYKDDREKYINTFMDNLVSWHAATVRMLRAEAFVNLGEPKIPVA; this is encoded by the exons ATGAGCACGAGTAACTGC AAAGGGCAGTTACACCAATCTCGAAGAGCTTCCAAAGTTTTGGCCTACTATGGCATTACAACCCCTCCATATAAACTA GATGCTTTGGAACCATACATGAGCCAGAGGACTCTGGAATTACACTGGGGAAAACATCATAGAGACTATGTGGATAGTTTGAATAAGCAGCTTGTGAAAAGCCCATTATATGGCCACACCATGGAGGAATTGATTAAAGTGACATACAACAATGGCAACCCGTTACCAGAATTCAACAATGCTGCTCAG GTCTGGAACCATGACTTTTTCTGGGAGTCAATGCAATCAGGTGGTGGAAAATTGCCTCAGGGAGGTGTGCTTCAGCAAATTGAAAAGGATTTTGACTCATACTCTAATTTTAGAGATACGTTTGTAGAGTCAGCCATGGCGCTATTTGGATCTGGTTGGGTGTGGCTTGTCT TGAGAACGGAAGAAAAAAAGCTTTCTGTTGTTAGAACATCAAATGCCATTTGTCCGCTTGTATGGGGTGATATT CCAATCATCGCTCTGGATATGTGGGAG CATGCATACTACCTAGACTACAAG GATGACAGAGAAAAATACATAAATACTTTCATGGACAATCTTGTGTCCTGGCATGCAGCTACAGTACGCATGCTTCGTGCTGAGGCTTTTGTAAATCTCGGGGAGCCCAAGATTCCAGTTGCATGA
- the LOC120111521 gene encoding superoxide dismutase [Fe] 2, chloroplastic-like isoform X1 produces MGFHLLSPSYCCGYQPSPPISHGLLRFRPVTGIPKPSPQKGQLHQSRRASKVLAYYGITTPPYKLDALEPYMSQRTLELHWGKHHRDYVDSLNKQLVKSPLYGHTMEELIKVTYNNGNPLPEFNNAAQVWNHDFFWESMQSGGGKLPQGGVLQQIEKDFDSYSNFRDTFVESAMALFGSGWVWLVLRTEEKKLSVVRTSNAICPLVWGDIPIIALDMWEHAYYLDYKDDREKYINTFMDNLVSWHAATVRMLRAEAFVNLGEPKIPVA; encoded by the exons ATGGGGTTTCACCTGCTGTCTCCAAGCTACTGCTGCGGCTACCAACCTTCGCCTCCAATCTCTCATGGCCTCCTCCGTTTCAGGCCCGTTACCGGCATCCCTAAGCCCAGTCCG CAGAAAGGGCAGTTACACCAATCTCGAAGAGCTTCCAAAGTTTTGGCCTACTATGGCATTACAACCCCTCCATATAAACTA GATGCTTTGGAACCATACATGAGCCAGAGGACTCTGGAATTACACTGGGGAAAACATCATAGAGACTATGTGGATAGTTTGAATAAGCAGCTTGTGAAAAGCCCATTATATGGCCACACCATGGAGGAATTGATTAAAGTGACATACAACAATGGCAACCCGTTACCAGAATTCAACAATGCTGCTCAG GTCTGGAACCATGACTTTTTCTGGGAGTCAATGCAATCAGGTGGTGGAAAATTGCCTCAGGGAGGTGTGCTTCAGCAAATTGAAAAGGATTTTGACTCATACTCTAATTTTAGAGATACGTTTGTAGAGTCAGCCATGGCGCTATTTGGATCTGGTTGGGTGTGGCTTGTCT TGAGAACGGAAGAAAAAAAGCTTTCTGTTGTTAGAACATCAAATGCCATTTGTCCGCTTGTATGGGGTGATATT CCAATCATCGCTCTGGATATGTGGGAG CATGCATACTACCTAGACTACAAG GATGACAGAGAAAAATACATAAATACTTTCATGGACAATCTTGTGTCCTGGCATGCAGCTACAGTACGCATGCTTCGTGCTGAGGCTTTTGTAAATCTCGGGGAGCCCAAGATTCCAGTTGCATGA
- the LOC120111521 gene encoding superoxide dismutase [Fe] 2, chloroplastic-like isoform X2, whose amino-acid sequence MGFHLLSPSYCCGYQPSPPISHGLLRFRPVTGIPKPSPKGQLHQSRRASKVLAYYGITTPPYKLDALEPYMSQRTLELHWGKHHRDYVDSLNKQLVKSPLYGHTMEELIKVTYNNGNPLPEFNNAAQVWNHDFFWESMQSGGGKLPQGGVLQQIEKDFDSYSNFRDTFVESAMALFGSGWVWLVLRTEEKKLSVVRTSNAICPLVWGDIPIIALDMWEHAYYLDYKDDREKYINTFMDNLVSWHAATVRMLRAEAFVNLGEPKIPVA is encoded by the exons ATGGGGTTTCACCTGCTGTCTCCAAGCTACTGCTGCGGCTACCAACCTTCGCCTCCAATCTCTCATGGCCTCCTCCGTTTCAGGCCCGTTACCGGCATCCCTAAGCCCAGTCCG AAAGGGCAGTTACACCAATCTCGAAGAGCTTCCAAAGTTTTGGCCTACTATGGCATTACAACCCCTCCATATAAACTA GATGCTTTGGAACCATACATGAGCCAGAGGACTCTGGAATTACACTGGGGAAAACATCATAGAGACTATGTGGATAGTTTGAATAAGCAGCTTGTGAAAAGCCCATTATATGGCCACACCATGGAGGAATTGATTAAAGTGACATACAACAATGGCAACCCGTTACCAGAATTCAACAATGCTGCTCAG GTCTGGAACCATGACTTTTTCTGGGAGTCAATGCAATCAGGTGGTGGAAAATTGCCTCAGGGAGGTGTGCTTCAGCAAATTGAAAAGGATTTTGACTCATACTCTAATTTTAGAGATACGTTTGTAGAGTCAGCCATGGCGCTATTTGGATCTGGTTGGGTGTGGCTTGTCT TGAGAACGGAAGAAAAAAAGCTTTCTGTTGTTAGAACATCAAATGCCATTTGTCCGCTTGTATGGGGTGATATT CCAATCATCGCTCTGGATATGTGGGAG CATGCATACTACCTAGACTACAAG GATGACAGAGAAAAATACATAAATACTTTCATGGACAATCTTGTGTCCTGGCATGCAGCTACAGTACGCATGCTTCGTGCTGAGGCTTTTGTAAATCTCGGGGAGCCCAAGATTCCAGTTGCATGA